CCAATTCTCAGATTCAGCCGCCCCGAATTGGCTGTGGTTATGGCGGCGGTGGGTTGCTCATAGAGTGCTCTTCAAGGCCGCAGAAGAAGGCAACAGCTCATCACATGAAGACAAGGCCAAGAAAGAGTCAGCCATGGGATATAAGGCGCAAACCCACTGTTTATCCTCCTCTCCCTCCTCTTCCTCCTGATTGGACTCTTGTTTCCTCTGATGACCCCAATGGTGATGGTGGTTCTACTACTGAGGCTGATTTGCCTTCTGCTCCTTCTTTACAGGCACCAGTTACAAGTGGGTAGTTAGCAGTCTGTTGTTTTATCATGTTTTTCGCTTATATTTGAGATTTTTAGTTTGGTATTTTCAATTTATATGCTTCTTGTTCTGTATTTTTATTGTTAAATCTAATGAATTTATGTATTGAGATCGAGCTTTTGTCAATGACTATTATCTGTTTGATGATAGAACTGAAAGAGAGGGAAAAACCAGTCAATTGGCCCTCTATTGTGATTCTGGACTTTTTCCTGTATGCTCGTCACTTGCAATCAAATGTTTGGCACTCATTTAGAATTTTACCTAATTCAAGTCTTTAGTGATTTTCGCACTAATTTGTTCAATTAGTTTGGCAACACATTTGGGCATTTTGAAGTGGCTTCATTTAGATCGGCCGGAGTGGTCTCTATGCTGCAACTGATTATGTAACTTTGAGAGTTGAAACCTTGAATATAAATGTTTTGGACCCTTGGGGACTTATTGGTCTCTGTGGGAACAATCAATTAATAtgtattaaatttttattgaagTAGGAAGAAAGATTCCTTTGGCCAAAGAAAGGGAGGTTTCCATTTTAAACTATGTTTGGGGATGAAAGCGAAGAAAAAGAGGATGGGAGAGATAAAAGTGCTCATTGGATACTCCTCGTTGGATTTCTAATCTGCCTTATCAGCTTTGTCTCTTATTAGAAGAGGATAGGCTGTAATTTTCTTTCACATTCTGTTTTAAAAAAAAGAGAATGGGAGAGATAAAAACATGTATTGGAAAAAATAGATAAGCTgattaaattcggagagaaaacGTGTTATGGGTTCATTTGTCATTTCCTACTTCCATTGCCTTCTCccttcttctaaacaaatgaaaaGATGAAACATTTTCTTTTTgattctgtaacaccctaggtaaatcccacatcagcaaaacacgggtagatgctgggtttataagttggtggtttgtaacccctagcgacgcgttttaaaatcgtgagggcttcggcttagagcggacaatatcactagtgagccgggccattacatttgtggtatcaaagctcggttgaggtctagtaaacttgcgtaCTTCGTACCTTTTCACCTGTgtcacaccccttacccgtctacagtatatccgagtaagttatgtcacacggtgtaccggaacactttattttatcttaattaatttttttcatagttttgaatataacttgtgaaatataattcatttaagtcatttattgaaattataatttatttgaggtttcgaaaattttatagaaaatcgtgatctggctaaaatggagaaaacaattcttcggaacctgtaaaaaacacttccaaaatcatttccaaacaatcccaactccatttcatcaacaaagtctcaatatgattttcaacaacctttccattacttaaacattcatttctcatggtactcatatacaaacaataaataaatactcaaattttccattcataaccacaattttcattatttacatgaacatcaaaatatattacataagtttcaattatacaaaaggaaataaaagttaattacaaaataccaaaatgaaacctagtgtcctaccaatgcactgtggatggtgaggtgacacggacactatgcagagctgcaggaggtctcacccagtctgcggtctactgggctctctgtcagtatctccagaacctacgcgtggcaaaagtaacgcgctaagcaataatgcttagtggtgcaataataaaataaaaggaaataacagaaaataaatatgtattgaatgtttcgatgtcttacttgttttgtacttattatattcattatttcattaaatttatccactttcatttttggttgcccaagtaacctatactggatgactggactggataaacgggtaaactagcactgggtatctaggacctcaggccgtcacaccatcggtcacatatgcatctcccggtgtgcaacataacagctaataaactgtaatgacaataggcacaaggccaaatatcaacacaatgtcagaatggctaaaagccatgaaatcacagaatggcataatgccatgtgcagtactgctaactgaaccctattggcatgccaaactatccaaaccaatcttgttaggtatactagggcatttgatacttttgaattcttcaatttttgaatttcaagttttggtgtcactattcacttcactagtcaacaaaaatgttaacttttgcatagaaaataggtacattggttttaacactcccaatgtaccacattttgcattcaaaacttgttggaattaatcaccaataccattcctaagcttaaaactaagggagcagaattttcagtttttataccctaactttactgttccattagttactgttgcaatgggaatttgagaaagtgataaacatgaaagttgttccttattttgtctagttgaatttctttttttgaatcacttcatttggagttttgtagctccagttatggtccaaaaaccacagctggccggattgaaaaattgcagaattgaccatatctacagtgcagtgaacagtgactgtaactgccttgttggataggttctggtcataatttggggtaggtttcttcatgaaagttgtttgtctatatcttaacttgttgctgtaaaaatttcaggtcaattgggccattctacaatgagttatggccaaatgaacaattactattcatttggtcattctgcagaatctagttgcaggacatccgaattggggccagttttttgtccacttgctttggtcttttgggcatggtttcttcaccaaaattgtgccattatgtgtctagcttcatgtccaattggccaaacaccaattgaacctacacagccaaagttatggctgtccaaacaggctggactcacagccacacctactgctctcactaggcagccacatcaaatcagtttgtaatgctatagttcactccaaattatggccaacttacctaaaatggtcactaattgaccattagaatgttcattcaccattacataagcaaagtccaaatttctctcaaaaccctaattcctaatTACTCCAATCTTACATTATACATACAACTAAGGTTTTTAATTCACTTATACACATCAAGGGACATCCCTAGATTTTAATTCCATTCAAGCCATCAAACTCAAGAAAGTTCATGGCTgtcgaaaatttgaagaaattctaACATGTATAATTTGCTTCAAATTTTACAATTCCTTAACTTAAATTGATGTTCTAACAAGAATTAAAAGAGTAAGAGAGaaaaatatggcactaacctcacttgagagcttttcaagaactctaattcttcaccttttctctttctttttgctgcctaagggttgttcaaggtgcaaggatgagttttagtgaaagaagtaggagggtttatggtgaaatgaagagggaaatggagcttgatggagtgttaatggaggtttgggtcaAGGGCATGATTTCGGTTGGTTTGAGGAAGAAAAGGGCAGATggtattttgatttcttttttctcaattatctctttttattagttaattaagtggttgtttaaatgtaattggtggaaacttttaaatgacatcataatgatgtcataatttgcattatattgtattttcttttctttttttttactaacttcaaattaatttttcatcaacattaattcatattttatgtcataataattatttactcaactggacaagtcggccaaaaatcgcctctgaaggcgaaatgaccaaaatgccctccgtttggcttaacgggtcaaaattgtctgtaccgattgaaaaatttttctaaatattttcttggcattctaatgccataataacctcaatgacccttctctggagtccccaaaattattttatgaattttttcccatgtctagggctcctagttgcgagaaccgcaacttccctctgggttacccatcgcttgggcaccggctcatttgacttagttgtattttatttctaaaatttttactaaatttttcttattaatatttgagtgaattatggtccatcactttagtttaaatatttttccgaacgttctagctgtccggaccgacactggtcaccggaacagtagaatgtacgaagttgttacggggagggtgttacaacctgtcttaatttggctcacattttcaaatttaatgcttgtttaCTAAAGtgaataggtgcctgggtctcttagacgtaagaggagaactagggccaagggtcttaatcAACAGgagaggtaccacctcaaactattaatcagacatctgaacagacgcctatggctaagactggggcacaaccattccaattagctaTTGCAGCTCAAACACCTAGGGCTGGTCAAGTTACTGTGGCAGATCTGGCAGCGGGATTGCATGCAGTGAATCGTGCTGTTAATACTATAGCTGAGTACCTTACAACTCAACCACAACAACCAGTGGTTGGCTCTACTTCAGCACCAGCTCAAAATAGGGCTCGATTCCTTGACTCTACAAactttctcaagctaaaaccaaaggagttcactggagaggatgcattagctgatcccttagattttctagatgacatggagaggtgttatgacactatgggttgcagtagtgctaggatggtgatgttAGTGGAAAATCAGCTTAAGGGAGTTGCTCGTGAGTGGTATATCTCTAAGAAGAATGGGCGACCTGAAGGTTCTATCCTCTGGCCTGagtttcactctctcttcttggagcgatttctccctcctagtgttcaagaggctaaggcTTTGGAGTTTGAAACCCTAAAGCAAGGTAAAATGACAGTTACagagtatgagatgaagtttaccaAACTATCCCGCtttggtaaacacttgattccaaatgaggaCAAGAAGTCTTGTAGGTTTGAAAGGAGCTTACGAGATAGGCTAATTGATCGTGTAGCTCCTTTACGACTACCTAAATATGAGGAGGTGGTTAATCAGGCTAGACAGAtggagatgtatgatgatgaacATTGGGCTCGTGAGCAGAGCAAGCGATTTAAGAAAGATAGTCAAGGTAATCAATTTAACAGAGGACAGAGTTATCAGGGTTCTTATCAGGATAATAAGCAGGGTTCTCAGTCTATAGTTGGCAATAGGGCACATCAATCTGGAGTTGGTCAGGGACGTGAGTAGAGGACACATGCAGGGAATGCTCGGTATAACCAGATTAGCACTGAGCCTATTACCACTCCTTGTCAGCATTGTGGTATGCCACATAAGGGCACTTGTCATTAGGTCACTGGAGCATACTTTGGTTGTGGACAGTTGGGACACCGTAGACAGGACTGTCCTACTAGTGAGACAACTCAGGGTGCTGGTCAAGCAACATATTCTGCTCCCTCTCAGGCTCAACCAGTTTCACAGTATAGTGGTAGAAGTCAGGGTTTTGGTGGTCGCGGTCAGGGTAGTAGAGGTTTTGGTGGTAGAGGACTTGCTCAAACTCAGGGACAGGCATCTGGTGGTAGAGGTAAAGCTAGGGTTTTTGCTTTGACTCAACAGGATGCTCAGGCGTCTAATGCAGTAGTGACAGGTACACTTCCTATCCTGGTTCCAGTCActcctttgtttctccatacttttccatgagatttagtgcaccacctactttgttagagtatcctttatctgtatcaacacctatgggggaTCCAATAGAtactgatatggtgtataggggatgtatagttcacattggagatagggaattagctacagatcttgtttctttggatatgtttgagtttaatgtgattttaggcatggattgattagccacttatcacgtttcattggattgtcataataaagttgtactctttaaaattcctggggaggcagaatttcaatttcagggagatcgcagtatagTCTCTAGTGATCTTATCTCCGTAGTGAAtgctagacgattattgcgaaagaggtgtaaagggtatctagcttatgttagagatgttcaggtagaaggtgcaggtttggagaatgttacagtggttaaggagtttcctgatgtattttcagaagatttatcaggtttacccctgGAGCGAAAGgcagagtttggtatagacttagttcctggaactaagcccatatctatgccaccttatcgtatggcactcgcagaacttaaggagttgaaggagcaactataggacctactagataaggggtttattcgccctagtgtttctccatagggtgctcctgtgttatttgtacgaaagaaggatgggtatttgagaatgtgcattgattacaggcaattgaataaggtaactgtgcgtaataagtatcctcatccacgcatagatgacctttttgaccaacttcaaggtgcaaagtattttttcAAGATTGATCTttgatctgggtatcatcaattgagggtcaagaaagaagacatactcaagacggcctttaggactaggtatggacactatgaatttcttgtaatgtcttttggtcttactaATGCTtcggccgcttttatggatctcatgaatagagttttcaagcctttcttagattaatttgttatagtgttcatcgatgacattctagtgtactcaaagagtaaggaggagcatgagcagcatttgagaattgtccttctgACCTTACGAGAACataagctatatgccaagttctcaaaatgtgagttctggttagatattgtggctttcctaggccatacagtatctaaggatggggtgtgcgttgataagaagaaagttgaggtagtgcttcattggcctagacccataactgtgtcagagattcgtagtttcttgggtttagtaGGGTATTATAGACGATTTGTTTAAGATTTCTCTCGTATTGCAgtacctttaactaagttgacacagaagaatgtgaaatttcagtgttctgaggcttgtgaaaaaagttttcaggagcttaagacttgtttaactacagcaccagtgttagctATTCCATCCGGATCAGGaggttatgtagtatattgtgatgcttcaaggattggtttaggatgtgttttgatgcaacatgGACGGGTTGTTGCATATGCTTCTtgtcagttgaaaaggcacgagcagaattatccaactcatgatttggaaatggctgcagtaattttttctttgaaaatctggaggcactatctgtatggtgagacttgtgaaatcttcactgatcacaaaagtctcaaatacattttTGActaacgtgatcttaatcttaggcaaaggagatgggtagaattgctgaaggattatgattacaccatacagtatcaccctaaaaaagctaatgtagtgactgatgctttaagcagaaagtcttctggtagtttagcccatatatctaccaaaatgaggcctctgattggtgaattacatgggttgctagatcagggagtagagtttgaaatcatagctagatcattcttagcacattttcgagttaggcctatcttgattaatagaattaaggctgctcaaaagAGGGACTCTCAGGTATGTGtgattatagatagtattcatcaaggccaagctcaagggttcatattaaatgatgatggagttcttcgttatggcaatagactttgtgtccccaatgttgatgagttgagaagagaaatcatggaggaggcacaccattctgcttacacagtacacccaagttcaactaagatgtaacgtgatttaagggagcattattggtggggtggcatgaagagggatgttgcagactttgttgctaaatgtttgacttgtcagcaggttaaggcagaacatcagagaccatctgggttactttagccattgcctattcccgagtggaagtgagagcatattgccatggactttgttgtgggtttacctagtacacgaggtggttataatgcaatctgggtgatagtggacagattgacaaaatctgctcagtTCCTTCctatgaagactacatatgactttgctaaacttgcacagttgtatataaacaagattgttagtcttcatggagttccagtttccattgtctctgatcgtggtactcgGCCAtttcgattttggaagaaattccaagatgctttaggaacacgagtagactttagtactgcttttcaccctcagacggatggacagtcagaaaggaccatacagacattagaggacatgctttgtgcatgcgttatggattttggtggctgttgggatcatcatttgcctttagtggagtttgtttataataacagttatcaggcaagtatagagatggctccatatgaggcattatatggtcgaaagtgtaggtcaccggtttgttgggatgaagttggagaaagaaggcttactagaccagagttgatacaattaacttcagagaaggttcgactaattcgtgatcgacttttgactgctcaaagtcgataGAGAAGTTATGCTGGCCCTAAgtgtaaagatgtagaatttatgattggtgatcatgtatttatgagagtttcccctatgaaaggaatcataaggtttgggaagaaagggaagcttagctctcgttttgttggtccatttgaaattttggagagaattgtagcagttgcttaccgtttagcccttccacctgattttgcacatgtacatctagttttccatatttctatgctttgGAAGTaagtaccagatccatctcatgttttacaacctcaaaccatgcaatttagggatgatatgtcatatgagaagcaaccagtaaagattttagatcgacaaattaggaaactaaggtctaaggaagtggctttgatcaaagtcttgtggcataatcactcaagtagtgaggccacatgggaggcagaatctgaaatgcgagccaaatatcctcacttatttgattcttcaggttagaattttgtctattcaaattcggggaccgaattttttttaaagaggggaagtatgtggaaactcatatacatttattatttattattattttattttaattagctaacaataatttaatatatttataaaaaatatatatattttattggatggtctgcttattttgtaacaccccaaaattttaaattttatgagcatttttggtattttaattttatttaaattttaggaatttttttttgagatttttcggattttaaaaattgggttcgattttcgaaaatataaactttgatgatttttaaaaattaatttaaaaaccacgtggcaaaactaaaaatatatttggagtctatgtatttttctgagttttctggaattttttcggaatttttggacctcgttttcagtccagaggcagagtaaaaattcaaaattttgtatcttaaatcggaccggccgaatcgaaccggaccggatcggaccggtcgaatcggaccggccttttcctttttcttctttccttccctacgcgcgtcgacctctcttccttctctctctcttttctctctcctcctgccccTGCCACGACCACCTCCCTGCCACCCAGTAGGCCAGCGCGCCTCCCGGCCTCCCGGCCAATCGTGCGCGCCCAAAATGGCCGAAAAACGCGCGCGAActccctccctcgcgcgcgcggcgtttcggcttccctggccaaaattcggccgatccggccaccaattggaccgggtcttgtgtctaaaatcatctactcggcgagagctttccatagacaccaagaacgccgaaatcaattgagcggtttgtccaatttttgctcgggaagtttttagcccatttcgacttttgggctagatttctcgaaaatcgtgaatcccacgagaaaaccgagagtactagagcgctccacacgtcgagagcttcgcggggatataaatttcaaaattttccgacaccgtttttcagtgggtcccacggaacttcgcaatgtttttccgagcattaaatgagcttagaaaattctgaaaaatttatgtactaacccccatgttatgggcttcgtgtaggtatcctcaattcgcggaaattcgacagttgtccgagtctgtgaatttccggccagacagaccctcttaccggaaaagtctccgaattgaatcgaggttttggctatccccccattgtcagacttctcgagcgcgtccccaaagtcagaatcggcaaaggtaaacccgaaccttgctttttcgtaattttctagtgcttaaataggattaaaaatccataaaatattcgtggtagcttaaaaaattatgattcttttttgcaatagcctagtaatattgctaaggaccgcggggcaaagttttagaatttttagagcttatttgggcagtttttgcaaaaatggtcaattatagggactaaattgaaattttacatgttgtgatggatgattgatttga
This is a stretch of genomic DNA from Hevea brasiliensis isolate MT/VB/25A 57/8 chromosome 12, ASM3005281v1, whole genome shotgun sequence. It encodes these proteins:
- the LOC110635078 gene encoding 50S ribosomal protein 6, chloroplastic-like, with the protein product MNMTISSTVCSTILMLPKSTTLKPPNSQIQPPRIGCGYGGGGLLIECSSRPQKKATAHHMKTRPRKSQPWDIRRKPTVYPPLPPLPPDWTLVSSDDPNGDGGSTTEADLPSAPSLQAPVTSG